A window of Terriglobales bacterium genomic DNA:
AGAGGATGAGATTCTCCCGTATGCGGAGAGGAACAATATCGGAGTGATCGTTTATTCGCCCATGTATTCCGGCCTGTTGAGTGGCGCCATGACGCGAGAGCGGGTGTCGCGATTTGCGGCAGATGACTGGCGCCGCCGCGACCCGAATTTTCAGGAACCTCTCCTGACCCGCAATCTACGTTTGGCGTGCTTGTTGCGCGATATTGGCGGTCGTTACGGCCGCACCGCCGGTGAGGTAGCGATTGCCTGGACATTGCGAAACCGCGCCGTTACGGCTGCGATCGTAGGGGTGCGGAATCCAAAGCAAGTGTCAGGAATTGTGGGAGCAGCAGATTTCCGCCTGACCAGGAAAGAGGTCGAGGAAATTGACGAGGCATTGCAACTGGAATTCGCGGAAGCCAAGTCGGGCTGCGAGTGAGAACGAAAATTTTTCTGCAGCGAACTGTCGATGGGCAGCTGGTTGTGACAACGGGCCGTCGAAGCCTGTCGATTTTTCGACACATGATCGGCAGTGACTGTGCACTGTCTCTGATTAAGGCGTCATATCTGGTTGATTTTCAAGCATCAGTCCAGCGCTCTGATTCACCGCTCTCATTGGCCGTCGGCTTGCAGGGATGAGTGGTGTGGGGTTGTTCCTTCATCAGACAAGCCCCAATTGGGATGGCCAAGGGCATCTAACGAAGTGGAGATCAATGAAAATAGGAGATGGCATGAAAACAAAATTTGCTCAGATAACTGTGCTGCTGACACTGGTCTTTGCGCTGACTGCAGTT
This region includes:
- a CDS encoding aldo/keto reductase; translated protein: EDEILPYAERNNIGVIVYSPMYSGLLSGAMTRERVSRFAADDWRRRDPNFQEPLLTRNLRLACLLRDIGGRYGRTAGEVAIAWTLRNRAVTAAIVGVRNPKQVSGIVGAADFRLTRKEVEEIDEALQLEFAEAKSGCE